The proteins below are encoded in one region of Acidiferrobacterales bacterium:
- a CDS encoding trimethylamine methyltransferase family protein, whose amino-acid sequence MADSATRRKRRPKRSDSVVAQLPFQQVQNPYDPVELLSLEQMERIHDASLTVLEEVGVNFLLDEARQILKIAGADVDNESTRVRFDRNLILESIRTAPSEFTIHARNPERCLRMGGRWLAFSTVAGPPNCSDIDNGRRSGTYEDYCKFIKLAQCVNIAHAISGHPVEPLDLNPQTRHLDTARANVMLTDKVFRCYSLGRDRVLDSIEIACISRKISRAQLSREPSLFTIVNVNSPLQYDVPMLWGIIELSRMNQVVVITPFTLAGAMAPITLAGAVTQQNAEALAGIAFSQIVNPGAPVIYGGFTSNVDMQSGSPAFGTPEFVKATLIGGQFARFYNLPYRSSNVNASNAPDVQAAYESQMAVWGSIMGHANLIHHALGWLEGGLCASFEKFVIDAEILQGMVEVLKPVVVDDDTLGLDAIREVGPGGHYFSARQTMERYDSEFYRPILSDWRNFETWYEDGAVDSTVRANRLFKRLLEEYEQPNIDPSVVEELDRFVNVAKERRAKLAV is encoded by the coding sequence GTGGCTGATTCTGCAACACGGAGAAAGCGGCGACCCAAGCGGTCGGATTCGGTCGTCGCACAGCTTCCCTTTCAGCAAGTCCAGAATCCCTATGACCCTGTTGAACTGCTGTCGCTGGAACAGATGGAGCGGATTCACGATGCGTCCCTCACCGTTCTGGAAGAGGTTGGTGTCAATTTTCTGCTTGACGAAGCCCGACAGATCCTCAAGATAGCAGGTGCTGATGTTGACAACGAGAGCACACGGGTACGGTTTGACAGAAACCTGATATTGGAGTCGATCAGGACAGCGCCATCTGAATTTACCATCCATGCAAGGAATCCAGAACGCTGTTTGCGGATGGGCGGACGCTGGCTGGCATTTTCGACCGTTGCCGGACCGCCGAACTGCAGTGACATAGACAACGGCAGACGTTCTGGAACCTATGAGGATTATTGCAAGTTTATCAAGCTGGCACAATGTGTGAACATCGCCCATGCAATTTCAGGTCATCCGGTCGAACCCTTGGACCTGAACCCCCAGACCAGGCATCTGGATACGGCGCGGGCGAATGTGATGTTGACGGACAAGGTGTTCCGGTGTTATTCCCTGGGTCGCGACCGTGTTCTGGACTCGATTGAGATTGCGTGTATCAGCCGGAAAATTTCTCGTGCCCAGCTGTCTCGAGAGCCGAGTCTTTTTACCATCGTCAATGTCAATTCACCATTGCAGTATGACGTACCCATGTTATGGGGAATCATCGAGCTGTCGCGAATGAATCAGGTCGTTGTCATCACTCCTTTCACATTGGCTGGTGCGATGGCACCGATCACGCTGGCCGGTGCGGTGACGCAGCAAAATGCTGAAGCGCTCGCAGGGATCGCCTTTTCCCAGATTGTCAATCCAGGCGCGCCGGTGATCTATGGCGGCTTCACATCCAATGTCGACATGCAATCCGGTTCTCCCGCATTCGGGACGCCAGAATTTGTCAAGGCGACCCTGATTGGCGGGCAGTTCGCCAGGTTCTACAATCTGCCTTACCGGTCCTCGAATGTCAATGCATCGAATGCACCTGATGTACAGGCTGCCTATGAATCACAGATGGCGGTTTGGGGCAGTATCATGGGGCATGCCAATCTGATTCACCACGCGTTGGGATGGCTTGAGGGCGGGCTTTGTGCGTCGTTTGAGAAATTTGTCATTGACGCCGAGATACTGCAAGGTATGGTCGAGGTTCTCAAGCCAGTTGTTGTCGATGATGATACACTGGGTCTAGATGCCATTCGTGAAGTCGGTCCGGGTGGTCATTATTTCTCCGCCCGACAGACGATGGAGCGCTATGATTCGGAGTTTTATCGACCCATACTGTCCGACTGGCGAAACTTCGAGACTTGGTACGAAGACGGTGCGGTCGATTCGACTGTCAGGGCGAATCGATTGTTCAAACGACTGCTGGAAGAGTATGAGCAGCCGAATATTGACCCCAGTGTTGTGGAAGAACTTGACCGATTCGTCAATGTCGCCAAGGAAAGGCGGGCCAAATTGGCAGTCTGA
- a CDS encoding NADH:flavin oxidoreductase has product MKPKSDPLLEPFQLKHLHLRNRIISTSHEPSYSEDMLPKLRYQLYHEEKAKGGIALTMFGGSTLVDRDSPPAFGNLYAGSDEIVPYFRQLADRVHQYGTAVMCQITHLGRRTSPYVNDWLPTVAASCVREPAHRSFPKELEIEDISRIAKAYGAAARRCVDGDLDGIEIEGYGHLLDGFWARRTNRRTDRYGGSLDNRIRFTVEVIDEIRNQVGSDFIVGIRMVIDEDLADGLEFEEGMQIAQILTDTGKLDFINVIKGHVDTDEGLSHVIPNMGTPSGPHLEFTAAVRSALKLPVFHAARIADVATARHAVASGCVDLVGMTRAHMADPHIVSKIEQGAEDQIRPCVGAGYCIDRIYMGGEALCIHNPATGREGQIPHIVPPSRTHRRVVVVGAGPAGLEAARVCSERGHDVVLFEAADQPGGQLNTAARVERRREILGVTDWLYGQLQRLSVEMRFNHYAEAGDVIQENPDVVIVATGGSPNLTFLKYGADCVTTTWDVLDGAATLHDDVLIYDDNGQHQAISCAEFLIRRGSTVRFATPDRQIAEEVGGTNYPVYYKLFYENNVEMIVSQRLIGAQRKDGTLVGHFYNEFDRSATQIEASQIVVEHGTLPNDELYFDLKRDSLNHGIIDFDALVNGTPQNTVANPDGNYQLFRVGDAVASRNIYAALYDSIRLCLQI; this is encoded by the coding sequence ATGAAACCCAAATCCGATCCCCTGCTCGAGCCCTTTCAGCTGAAGCATCTGCATCTTCGAAACCGGATCATCAGCACCAGTCACGAGCCTTCGTACTCCGAGGACATGTTGCCTAAACTCCGCTATCAGCTGTATCACGAGGAGAAAGCAAAAGGCGGTATCGCGTTGACTATGTTCGGCGGCTCAACACTGGTTGACCGGGACTCACCGCCGGCGTTCGGAAATCTCTACGCCGGCTCTGATGAAATTGTCCCCTACTTCAGGCAACTCGCTGATCGGGTCCATCAGTACGGGACCGCGGTCATGTGCCAGATCACGCATCTGGGACGGCGGACTTCACCTTACGTCAATGATTGGTTGCCGACGGTGGCGGCCTCGTGCGTGCGCGAACCTGCCCACCGTTCTTTTCCGAAGGAGCTTGAGATTGAGGACATCTCAAGAATCGCCAAGGCTTACGGTGCGGCAGCCAGACGCTGTGTTGACGGCGATCTGGACGGAATTGAGATCGAGGGATACGGACACCTGCTGGACGGATTCTGGGCGCGGCGCACCAACCGTCGTACTGACCGTTATGGCGGGAGTCTTGACAACCGCATTCGCTTTACCGTCGAGGTGATTGACGAGATTCGCAATCAGGTGGGCAGCGACTTCATCGTTGGCATCCGTATGGTTATCGATGAGGATCTTGCCGATGGACTGGAATTTGAAGAGGGCATGCAGATTGCGCAAATTCTGACCGATACCGGAAAATTGGACTTCATCAACGTGATCAAGGGACATGTCGATACCGACGAGGGGCTATCCCACGTCATACCGAATATGGGAACCCCTTCAGGGCCGCATCTCGAGTTCACTGCGGCGGTGCGTTCTGCCCTGAAACTACCCGTTTTCCACGCCGCGAGAATAGCCGATGTCGCAACTGCACGCCACGCAGTTGCGAGCGGTTGCGTCGATCTGGTCGGTATGACCCGGGCGCATATGGCTGATCCGCATATCGTCAGCAAGATTGAACAGGGTGCAGAGGATCAGATCCGACCCTGCGTGGGTGCAGGATACTGCATCGATCGGATCTATATGGGCGGCGAAGCGTTGTGTATTCACAACCCTGCAACCGGACGGGAGGGACAGATACCTCACATCGTACCGCCTTCACGGACTCACAGACGCGTTGTCGTAGTCGGTGCCGGCCCCGCCGGCCTGGAAGCCGCCAGGGTGTGCTCTGAACGGGGACACGATGTCGTTTTGTTCGAGGCGGCCGATCAGCCGGGCGGACAACTCAACACTGCGGCGCGAGTTGAACGCCGGCGCGAAATACTGGGCGTGACCGACTGGTTATACGGACAGTTGCAACGTCTTTCGGTGGAAATGAGATTCAACCACTATGCCGAAGCCGGAGACGTGATCCAGGAAAATCCCGACGTGGTCATTGTTGCGACAGGTGGTTCGCCCAACCTGACATTCTTGAAATACGGTGCCGATTGCGTTACCACGACCTGGGATGTTCTGGATGGTGCTGCAACATTGCATGACGACGTACTGATCTACGACGATAACGGACAACATCAGGCAATTTCCTGCGCTGAGTTCCTGATCCGCAGAGGTTCAACGGTCAGGTTCGCAACCCCCGACCGGCAGATCGCTGAGGAAGTCGGCGGCACCAACTACCCGGTCTATTACAAACTGTTCTACGAGAACAACGTGGAGATGATCGTCAGTCAGCGTCTGATCGGCGCGCAACGCAAAGACGGGACGCTGGTCGGGCACTTCTACAACGAGTTCGACCGCTCTGCCACCCAGATTGAGGCTTCCCAGATTGTCGTCGAGCACGGCACGCTCCCAAACGACGAACTATATTTTGACCTCAAGCGCGACTCACTCAACCACGGTATTATCGATTTTGACGCCCTGGTCAATGGAACTCCCCAGAATACGGTTGCAAATCCCGACGGCAACTATCAGCTGTTCAGGGTGGGAGACGCAGTGGCAAGCAGAAACATATATGCCGCCTTGTATGATTCAATTAGACTCTGCCTTCAGATCTAG
- a CDS encoding FAD-binding oxidoreductase, with translation MTARAIDIAIIGGGIAGASVGSFLANSGVQVHLFEMEDSLAYHTTGRSAALLTPYYGPDSMKAFATIGRSYLESESAQAEDPLIEPRDLLTVIDANQTLTVERPPNCVWWDESTCLEKVPFLRSGKFLGGIVDKEVFSIDVHALHSHYVRNITRKGGVIHLDSRIDSLNQDPSGFWELSTDGQSYKTPTVCNAAGAWGDELARIADIAPVGLVPKRRTVAILDSSQFPDVNFDIETFVVVEPNYVYFQNFGVGKLMLSAADQTPSVPCDAQPDEMDLAVAIARFEETTDLKVTRIDHSWAGLRTFAPDHNPVIGWEPHREGFFWLVGQGGYGIFSSPGIGCYAASLLSGSEPPNAYVQSPFEFSTLSPDRFRLT, from the coding sequence ATGACCGCCAGAGCCATCGACATCGCGATCATCGGCGGCGGCATTGCCGGTGCATCTGTCGGATCCTTTCTGGCAAATTCAGGTGTGCAGGTACATCTTTTCGAAATGGAAGACTCGCTCGCCTATCACACGACCGGACGAAGTGCCGCGCTGCTGACCCCATATTACGGACCCGACTCGATGAAGGCATTCGCGACAATCGGACGCTCGTACCTGGAAAGTGAATCGGCACAGGCTGAAGACCCGCTGATCGAACCCCGGGACCTGCTGACCGTGATCGACGCCAATCAGACACTTACAGTCGAAAGACCGCCTAACTGCGTCTGGTGGGACGAATCCACCTGCCTCGAAAAAGTGCCCTTTCTACGAAGCGGGAAATTCCTCGGCGGCATTGTTGACAAGGAAGTCTTCAGTATTGACGTGCACGCCCTTCATTCGCATTATGTACGCAACATAACCCGTAAGGGCGGTGTCATCCATCTTGACTCGAGGATCGATAGTCTCAATCAGGATCCATCTGGCTTTTGGGAACTCAGTACGGACGGACAATCCTATAAGACACCGACCGTATGCAATGCGGCAGGCGCCTGGGGTGATGAACTCGCCCGCATTGCAGATATCGCACCCGTAGGACTTGTACCAAAACGGCGAACTGTTGCTATTCTCGATAGCAGTCAGTTTCCAGACGTCAATTTCGACATAGAAACTTTCGTCGTAGTGGAGCCGAACTACGTCTATTTCCAGAATTTCGGTGTCGGCAAACTCATGCTGTCGGCTGCTGACCAGACTCCAAGTGTCCCCTGCGATGCACAACCTGACGAAATGGATCTGGCGGTTGCCATTGCAAGATTCGAGGAGACGACCGACCTTAAGGTCACGCGTATTGATCACAGCTGGGCTGGCCTTCGAACTTTTGCCCCTGACCACAACCCTGTCATTGGTTGGGAACCTCACCGCGAAGGTTTCTTCTGGCTGGTCGGTCAGGGTGGTTACGGCATATTTTCGTCGCCCGGCATCGGCTGCTACGCTGCCTCGCTGCTCAGTGGCAGTGAGCCTCCGAATGCCTACGTACAGTCGCCGTTTGAATTCAGTACGCTGTCACCTGACCGCTTCCGACTGACCTGA
- a CDS encoding type II toxin-antitoxin system HipA family toxin yields the protein MTSSSGKEAFVWIWLPNATEPVVAGRLEADNGNVRFNYGKSYLERIGDSQPAISIYEPELPLQSGVLPLSEGLAMPGCIRDASPDAWGRRVIINKLLGLKGADTDTNELDELTYLLESGSDRIGALDFQRSPTEYVPRIAENPTIEELLESSERVEKGDLFTPELDQALFHSSSIGGARPKALIQDQDKKYIAKFSSSTDLYSVIKAEFIAMRLAALAELNVAPVQLTKAVGKDVLLIERFDRIPKHNIWLRKAMVSALTLLSLDEMMAHYASYETFAEIIRHRFTNPRKTLVEVFSRLVFNILCGNTDDHARNHAAFWDGRDLTLTPAYDICPQNRTGNEASQAMLICGNNSLSRLRTCLEAAHNFLLSDEQARMIFEKLITAIEQHWEAVCEEAELSDADKKLLWSRQFLNTFSTEQ from the coding sequence ATGACTTCTAGCAGCGGGAAAGAAGCCTTCGTCTGGATATGGTTGCCGAACGCAACGGAACCTGTTGTAGCCGGACGGTTGGAAGCTGACAATGGCAATGTCCGATTCAACTACGGCAAGAGCTATCTTGAACGAATTGGTGACAGTCAGCCTGCCATTTCGATTTATGAGCCGGAATTACCCTTGCAGAGTGGGGTTCTGCCTCTGTCAGAAGGTTTGGCTATGCCTGGCTGCATCCGGGATGCCTCACCCGATGCATGGGGCCGGCGTGTCATTATCAATAAACTACTCGGACTAAAGGGTGCGGACACGGATACCAATGAATTGGATGAACTGACCTACTTGCTGGAATCCGGTTCTGATCGAATCGGTGCACTCGATTTTCAACGTTCGCCAACAGAATACGTGCCGCGAATTGCGGAAAACCCAACAATAGAAGAGTTACTTGAATCCTCCGAACGGGTCGAAAAGGGGGATCTATTCACGCCTGAGCTGGATCAAGCGTTGTTCCACAGCAGTTCGATCGGCGGCGCGCGTCCAAAGGCCTTGATCCAAGATCAGGATAAAAAGTACATTGCGAAGTTTTCCTCTAGCACTGATCTTTACAGTGTTATCAAAGCTGAATTCATTGCAATGCGGCTTGCTGCGTTAGCTGAACTGAATGTCGCACCGGTCCAACTGACCAAAGCCGTTGGTAAAGACGTGCTCCTGATCGAGCGGTTTGACCGAATTCCAAAGCACAACATTTGGCTGCGCAAGGCCATGGTCTCTGCGTTGACTTTGCTTAGCCTAGATGAAATGATGGCACATTACGCCAGTTACGAAACCTTTGCTGAAATCATCCGTCACCGCTTCACAAATCCGAGAAAAACCCTCGTGGAAGTATTCTCTCGGCTCGTTTTTAACATTCTTTGTGGGAATACGGATGATCACGCGCGCAACCATGCGGCATTTTGGGATGGCAGGGACCTGACTCTCACACCCGCCTATGACATATGTCCGCAAAATCGCACGGGCAATGAAGCTTCACAAGCTATGTTGATCTGTGGTAACAACAGCCTCAGCCGGCTTAGAACCTGTCTTGAAGCGGCACATAACTTCTTGCTGTCTGATGAACAAGCCCGTATGATTTTCGAAAAGCTCATTACTGCAATCGAGCAACATTGGGAGGCCGTATGCGAAGAAGCCGAACTAAGCGATGCGGACAAGAAACTTCTATGGAGCAGACAGTTTCTAAACACTTTTTCGACTGAACAATAA
- a CDS encoding helix-turn-helix domain-containing protein, with protein sequence MPKSITRTYSRYSQTASVLLGRLIRTARKKREFTMQEVADRAGISRGLLQRIEKGNPKCEIGVVFEVATIVGLKLFDADRSTLEKHLHRTEQELELLPKSVRHKTKMVHDDF encoded by the coding sequence ATGCCAAAGTCCATAACACGCACCTACTCGCGATACAGTCAAACTGCGTCCGTCCTTCTTGGACGCCTGATTCGCACAGCGCGGAAAAAACGCGAATTCACTATGCAGGAAGTGGCAGATCGCGCTGGAATTTCCAGAGGACTGCTGCAACGCATCGAGAAAGGAAATCCTAAATGTGAAATTGGCGTGGTATTCGAAGTCGCGACCATAGTTGGCTTAAAGCTATTTGACGCGGATCGGAGCACACTAGAGAAGCACCTGCACCGTACAGAACAAGAACTGGAATTGTTGCCGAAGTCTGTTCGCCACAAAACCAAGATGGTGCATGATGACTTCTAG